In the genome of Hydractinia symbiolongicarpus strain clone_291-10 chromosome 5, HSymV2.1, whole genome shotgun sequence, one region contains:
- the LOC130645183 gene encoding flagellar attachment zone protein 1-like encodes MKKTTLLSLSKGTDKEIETIETTEEVQEENKETQNQAKVQADSVQPTQETSASALLPERLSAEKEKSASNMGSGKLKIQVVNGRKLQNKETFQTSDPYCMLELGSTKHKTKHVSSNLNPDWNESFTFDVQPGMDVVSLSIWDKNSIKKDVFMGYSYVTFNNIQRGQPTPKTANMLGGCSGQINLILTADFETQASKIENMTQQLQQGTADNNKSKDEIARLNGEVNRMSAENDRFSANNKKLEEENKKFEENNNRLEASVNKLEDENNKFEANNKKLEEENKKFEESNNRLEASVNKLEGENKKFEENNKKLEQENKKFEENNLKLEAEVNRLGGEINKMAEENNKFSENNKKLEEQVGMLEGEVSKMGELNKEYEANNKKLEENVNKLEGEVNKMTEENNKFSENNKKLEEQVGQLTGEVNKFAEENNKFKANNEKLEQEVSKMGAENEKMAENNKNLADEIARLKAEIDRMAEENKKFAENNENLKKEVEKITGENEKFAENNKVLQDENTKFIENNKTLTLTVTELKEQADKFREIYEKLLKENEKLAKIRDGLQEQLTGFQKLQEMIFAQLNEKMRAMDRSLLEKIAADIEMMDDDQGLSRDEFGKFMKRVPTHLKEKFEKIADDFQKFDTNKDNVIDSDEFGTMLDQVMKETEIPSASSDEER; translated from the exons ATGAAGAAGACAACCCTTCTAAGTCTTTCAAAAGGTACAGACaaagaaattgaaacaataGAAACAACTGAAGAGGTACAAGAAGAGAACAAAGAAACACAAAACCAAGCAAAAGTACAGGCAGATTCTGTGCAGCCCACACAGGAAACATCTGCTTCTGCACTTCTTCCAGAAAGG cTTTCAGCAGAGAAAGAAAAGTCAGCTTCAAACATGGGTTCTGGAAAGTTGAAGATTCAAGTTGTCAATGGCCGCAAATTACAAAATAAGGAAACATTTCAGACTAGTGATCCCTACTGTATGTTAGAACTTGGATCAACAAagcacaaaacaaaacatgttAGCAGTAATTTAAACCCTGATTGGAATGAAAGTTTTACCTTCGATGTCCAACCTGGTATGGATGTTGTCTCTTTATCCATTTGGGATAAAAACTCTATCAAGAAAGATGTATTCATGGGATATTCTTACGTCACTTTTAACAATATTCAAAGAGGCCAACCTACTCCTAAG ACTGCTAACATGCTGGGTGGTTGCTCAGGTCAGATCAATTTGATACTCACTGCAGACTTTGAAACACAAGCATCTAAAATTGAAAACATGACTCAACAACTTCAACAAGGTACTGCAGATAACAACAAATCAAAAGATGAAATTGCACGTCTGAATGGAGAAGTGAATCGAATGTCTGCTGAGAATGATAGATTTTCAGCTAACAACAAAAAATtggaagaagaaaacaaaaagtttgAGGAGAACAATAATCGACTGGAAGCGTCTGTTAATAAGTTGGAGgatgaaaacaacaaatttgaGGCTAACAACAAAAAGCtggaagaagaaaacaaaaaatttgaagaaaGTAACAACCGTTTGGAAGCTTCAGTAAACAAATTGGAAGgggaaaataaaaagtttgaagaaaacaacaaaaagttagAACAAGAGAATAAAAAATTCGAAGAAAACAACTTGAAACTGGAAGCTGAAGTAAATAGATTGGGTGGCGAGATCAATAAAATGGCAGAAGAAAATAACAAGTTTtcagaaaacaataaaaaactagAGGAACAAGTTGGCATGTTGGAAGGAGAAGTTTCCAAAATGGGAGAGTTAAACAAAGAGTATGAagcaaataacaaaaaattagaagaaaatgtaaataaactggAAGGTGAAGTTAATAAAATGACTGAAGAAAACAACAAGTTCTCTGAAAACAACAAGAAGTTGGAAGAACAAGTTGGACAGTTAACT GGAGAAGTGAATAAATTTGCCGAAGAAAACAACAAGTTCAAAGCCAACAACGAGAAATTGGAACAAGAGGTTTCTAAAATGGGTGCAGAGAATGAAAAGATGgcagaaaacaataaaaatctaGCTGATGAGATCGCACGATTGAAAGCAGAAATTGATAGAATGGCAGAAGAGAATAAGAAGTTTGCTGAGAACAACGAAAACCTTAAGAAAGAG GTTGAGAAAATAACCGGCGAAAATGAGAAATTCGCAGAGAATAATAAGGTGTTACAAGATGAAAACACTAAGTTTATTGAGAACAACAAAACATTAACATTAACTGTCACTGAACTGAAAGAACAAGCAGATAAATTCCGTGAGATCTACGAGAAATTGctgaaagaaaatgaaaaacttgCGAAGATTAGGGATGGACTGCAGGAACAATTAACG GgatttcaaaaactgcaagaGATGATTTTTGCACAGCTGAATGAAAAAATGCGAGCAATGGATCGTTCTCTGTTGGAAAAGATAGCAGCAGACATAGAAATGATGGATGATGATCAAG GTTTGTCGCGCGACGAATTCGGTAAATTCATGAAACGCGTACCAACGCATTTAAAAGAGAAGTTTGAGAAGATTGCAGAcgattttcaaaaatttgataCGAACAAAGACAATGTTATCGATTCCGATGAATTCGGAACAATGTTGGATCAAGTCATGAAAGAAACAGAGATACCGAGTGCAAGTTCAGATGAAGAAAGATGA
- the LOC130646292 gene encoding putative ammonium transporter 3, with translation MLSEELLLNCSKVTNITTEHLMELVKENQNNDDASDATWILTSAFIIFTMQSGFGLLEAGTVSSKNETNIMVKNALDVIFGALGYWVCGFAFSFGDDKNYANGFSGFGNFFVDVTNEDFGHLFSKYFFQLSFATTATTIVSGAMAERTNLKAYMFFSLVNFLSYVFPAHWIWDKNGFLKKRDVVDVAGCGPVHIVGGSSALIATIMLKPRQGIFDKNAVKANMASPTNVMLGTFMLWWGWLGFNCGSTFGVSGGKWKLASRTAVITVNGSVGGGLWSIIYCYCLTKRYNKKLDVSIFTSSILGGLVSITAICGVCRPWEALCIGFVGGMITCYGSVAVEALKIDDPVTCIPIHLFCGTWGLLAVGLFANKDTIGGLSANDGVLKGGKINFLGYQCLTIVCVAAWSCIATSIQVSKDFTIIFANFISF, from the exons ATGCTAAGTGAAGAACTTCTTTTAAATTGTTCTAAAGTCACTAATATCACAACAGAACATCTCATGGAGCTggtaaaagaaaatcaaaacaatgaCGATGCAAGCGATGCTACCTGGATTTTAACAAGTGCTTTCATCATCTTCACGATGCAGAGCGGATTTGGCTTGCTCGAAGCAG gcacCGTATCAAGTAAAAATGAAACGAATATTATGGTCAAAAACGCACTTGATGTTATATTTGGCGCATTGGGTTATTGGGTGTGCGGGTTTGCATTCAGTTTTGGAGACGATAAAAATTACGCCAATGGGTTTTCCGGCTTTGGTAATTTTTTCGTTGACGTCACAAATGAAGATTTTGGTCATTTattttcaaagtatttttttcaaCTCTCTTTCGCTACGACAGCCACTACAATTGTATCGGGAGCAATGGCCGAACGCACTAACTTAAAAGCGTATATGTTTTTTTCTCTTGTTAATTTCTTATCCTATGTGTTTCCTGCACACTGGATATGGGATAAAAatggttttcttaaaaaacgtGATGTTGTTGATGTGGCAGGATGCGGACCAGTACATATCGTTGGAGGGTCATCAGCTCTTATTGCTACAATCATGTTGAAACCAAg GCAAggcatttttgataaaaatgctGTGAAAGCAAACATGGCGTCGCCAACAAATGTGATGCTTGGTACATTTATGTTGTGGTGGGGATGGCTTGGTTTTAATTGCGGCTCCACATTCGGTGTTAGCGGAG GTAAATGGAAGCTGGCTTCCAGGACGGCTGTTATAACGGTAAATGGTTCGGTTGGTGGAGGGTTATGGTCTATTATTTATTGCTATTGTCTGACAAAACGTTACAACAAGAAGCTGGACGTTTCAATATTCACAAGCAGTATTCTTGGAGGGCTGGTATCAATCACAGCCATATGCGGAGTGTGTAGACCCTGGGAAGCGCTTTGCATCGGTTTTGTTGGAGGTATGATCACGTGTTACG GATCAGTTGCAGTAGAGGCTTTGAAAATTGATGATCCAGTTACATGTATTCCTATACATTTGTTTTGTGGCACCTGGGGCCTGCTAGCAGTTGGGTTATTTGCGAACAAAGACACCATTGGTGGATTATCAGCCAACGACGGTGTACTAAAGGGtggaaaaatcaattttttgggTTATCAATGCCTGACTATAGTATGTGTCGCTGCCTGGTCATGCATAGCTACTTCGATTCAGGTTAGTAAGGATTTTACAAtcatttttgcgaattttatttcattttga